In Halorussus limi, a genomic segment contains:
- a CDS encoding PAS domain S-box protein, with product MTDPVRVLYVTGDASTGERLEALFEEERPAVAFSFVTSAEGALDTVDDESLDHVVLDTDFPDRDDVETALERETAARVETVASSIPERTAGSQSDQFRRSETERVRILATRIETAVSSGTASDDGIDGERFRALAEGLTDVVLVIDAESTIRYANPAASKVFGYPPDELVGEPLTLLMPEDLAEAHEQGMARYLRTGERHVDWNYLELPGQRRDGTELPLGVSFSELDSGEDVRFTGIVRDISERKRRESELRDRIRQQEALATFSRHALEDWPVGDLMNEAVELVADALDNEYAGVLEYRPGEDDLLVRAVFGWDDDLVGAASIGTERDSQAGYTLLSEEPVVVENRATEDRFAGDSLLDSAGAVAGISAIIGSPEDPWGILGAHTTRERSYADYDVQFVQNIAHILATVIQRRERERRLERSEAMLDAVDDGVYALDADSRFVAVNDAYVELTGYGRERLLGAHAETILGSETYGEVEWVQEALESDEDVVTLEARMPTADGGSIPVEARVAPLPLEDGTGRVGVVRNVSDRKRREQKLTSLNQLFRSLTEAETPTEISDLAVEAAVETLGFPNAAVALYDDRESTLVPTVKRWTGDEIDDALVGRHAEDVAWQAFVESETKTFEDLRAEVDADTEMRSALAVPLGKYGVFVAAAPETGAFDSTDLSLADMLSSNVRTALDRAEREETLREQRNDLQAKNRELERVNRLNSVIRDITKSLTQAASEEDAMQAVCNRLTQSGSYRFAWFGTHDRVTDRIRPEVKAGIEDGYLEDIAVTAEEGEAVGEGPAGRAVRTGAIQAQNDLLGDPPFEPWREQALKRGYRSCVSVPVSYDEMLHGVLTIYAEETGVFDELEQAVLSELGDTIGYALNALEQKQALVSERSIELDFRIRGSESPILAFVAETGAEFEFQNAVQRSDGRLHVFFTIEGADSDEALAFAEGVPWIESVRLVTEGDGESLFECTLSGRSFLRSLMDRGAMPRTLTAAGDEGRFVIRVPQSADVRTFVNHFEDYYGEAQLVARRERDDPVMTKQDFESELADRLTERQREVLQLAYFGGYFEWPRGSTAQELAETLGVSQPTVSRHIRSAERALFGILFEDE from the coding sequence ATGACCGACCCGGTTCGCGTCCTCTACGTCACCGGGGACGCATCGACAGGTGAACGACTCGAAGCGCTCTTCGAGGAAGAGCGTCCAGCGGTCGCGTTCTCGTTCGTCACGAGCGCCGAGGGTGCGCTCGATACCGTCGACGACGAATCCCTCGACCACGTCGTCCTCGACACCGACTTCCCGGACCGCGACGACGTCGAGACCGCGCTCGAACGGGAGACCGCCGCGCGCGTCGAGACCGTCGCGTCGTCGATACCCGAGCGGACCGCCGGGTCGCAGTCCGACCAGTTCCGGCGGTCCGAGACCGAACGGGTCCGGATTCTGGCGACCCGCATCGAGACCGCGGTCTCGTCCGGGACCGCGTCCGACGACGGCATCGACGGCGAGCGGTTTCGCGCACTCGCCGAGGGACTCACGGACGTCGTCCTCGTCATCGACGCCGAGAGCACGATTCGGTACGCGAACCCCGCGGCGTCGAAGGTGTTCGGCTACCCGCCCGACGAACTCGTCGGCGAACCGCTCACGCTCCTGATGCCCGAGGACCTCGCCGAGGCCCACGAGCAGGGGATGGCCCGGTACCTCCGGACCGGGGAGCGACACGTCGATTGGAACTACCTCGAACTCCCCGGCCAGCGCCGCGACGGGACCGAACTGCCGCTGGGCGTCTCGTTCAGCGAGTTGGACTCCGGCGAGGACGTCCGATTCACCGGCATCGTCCGCGACATCTCCGAACGAAAGCGCCGGGAGTCGGAGCTACGTGACCGAATCCGCCAGCAGGAGGCGTTGGCGACGTTCTCCCGGCACGCGTTGGAGGACTGGCCCGTCGGCGACCTGATGAACGAGGCGGTCGAACTCGTCGCCGACGCCCTCGACAACGAGTACGCCGGGGTGCTGGAGTACCGCCCCGGCGAGGACGACCTGCTCGTTCGGGCGGTCTTCGGGTGGGACGACGACCTCGTGGGCGCGGCGTCCATCGGCACCGAGCGCGACTCTCAGGCGGGTTACACGCTGCTCTCGGAGGAACCGGTCGTCGTCGAGAACAGGGCGACCGAGGACCGGTTCGCCGGCGACTCGCTGCTCGACTCCGCGGGAGCGGTCGCCGGCATCAGCGCGATAATCGGGTCGCCCGAAGACCCGTGGGGAATCTTGGGGGCTCACACCACCCGCGAGCGGTCGTACGCCGACTACGACGTGCAGTTCGTCCAGAACATCGCTCACATCCTCGCGACGGTCATTCAGCGCCGCGAGCGCGAGCGCCGACTCGAACGCTCCGAAGCGATGCTCGACGCGGTGGACGACGGCGTGTACGCGCTCGACGCCGACTCCCGGTTCGTCGCGGTCAACGACGCCTACGTCGAACTGACCGGCTACGGCCGGGAGCGACTGCTCGGTGCGCACGCCGAGACCATCCTCGGTTCGGAGACCTACGGGGAGGTCGAGTGGGTTCAGGAAGCGCTCGAATCCGACGAGGACGTGGTGACGCTCGAGGCGAGGATGCCGACCGCCGACGGCGGGTCGATTCCGGTCGAGGCCCGAGTCGCGCCCCTTCCGCTCGAAGACGGAACGGGTCGGGTCGGCGTGGTCCGGAACGTCTCGGACCGCAAGCGCCGCGAGCAGAAACTCACCTCGCTCAACCAACTGTTCCGGTCGCTGACCGAGGCCGAGACCCCGACCGAAATATCGGACCTCGCGGTCGAGGCCGCCGTCGAGACGCTCGGCTTTCCGAACGCTGCGGTCGCGCTGTACGACGACCGAGAGAGCACGCTCGTCCCGACCGTCAAGCGGTGGACCGGCGACGAGATAGACGACGCGCTCGTGGGCCGTCACGCCGAGGACGTGGCGTGGCAGGCGTTCGTGGAGAGCGAGACGAAGACGTTCGAGGACCTCCGCGCCGAAGTAGACGCCGACACCGAGATGCGGAGCGCGCTCGCGGTCCCACTGGGCAAGTACGGTGTGTTCGTCGCCGCGGCCCCCGAAACGGGCGCCTTCGACTCGACCGACCTCTCGCTCGCGGACATGCTGTCCTCGAACGTCCGGACCGCGCTGGACCGGGCCGAGCGCGAGGAGACCCTCCGCGAACAGCGCAACGACTTGCAGGCGAAGAACCGCGAACTCGAACGGGTCAACCGTCTCAACAGCGTGATTCGCGACATCACCAAGTCGCTGACGCAGGCCGCCTCGGAGGAGGACGCGATGCAGGCGGTCTGCAACCGACTGACCCAGTCCGGTTCCTATCGGTTCGCGTGGTTCGGCACCCACGACCGGGTGACGGACCGGATTCGGCCGGAGGTCAAGGCCGGAATCGAGGACGGCTATCTCGAGGACATCGCGGTGACGGCCGAGGAGGGCGAGGCGGTCGGTGAGGGACCGGCCGGACGCGCGGTCCGGACCGGCGCGATACAGGCCCAGAACGACCTGTTGGGCGACCCGCCCTTCGAACCGTGGCGCGAGCAGGCGCTCAAACGCGGCTATCGGTCGTGCGTGTCGGTCCCGGTGAGCTACGACGAGATGCTCCACGGAGTTCTGACCATCTACGCCGAGGAGACCGGCGTGTTCGACGAACTGGAGCAGGCGGTGCTGTCGGAACTCGGCGACACCATCGGCTACGCGCTCAACGCGCTCGAACAGAAGCAGGCGCTCGTCAGCGAGCGCTCGATAGAACTCGACTTCCGGATTCGGGGGTCCGAGAGTCCGATACTCGCGTTCGTCGCCGAGACCGGCGCGGAGTTCGAGTTTCAGAACGCGGTCCAACGCAGCGACGGTCGCCTCCACGTATTCTTCACCATCGAAGGGGCGGACTCCGACGAGGCCCTCGCGTTCGCCGAAGGGGTGCCGTGGATAGAGTCCGTCCGCCTCGTGACCGAGGGCGACGGCGAGTCCCTCTTCGAGTGTACGCTCTCGGGTCGAAGCTTCCTCCGGTCGCTGATGGACCGCGGCGCGATGCCCCGGACGCTAACCGCCGCCGGGGACGAGGGCCGGTTCGTGATTCGCGTCCCGCAGAGCGCCGACGTGCGGACGTTCGTCAACCACTTCGAGGACTACTACGGGGAGGCGCAGCTGGTCGCTCGGCGCGAGCGCGACGACCCCGTGATGACGAAACAGGACTTCGAGTCGGAACTCGCGGACAGACTCACCGAGCGCCAGCGGGAGGTCCTCCAGTTGGCGTACTTCGGCGGGTACTTCGAGTGGCCTCGCGGAAGCACCGCACAGGAGCTTGCGGAGACGCTCGGCGTCTCTCAGCCGACCGTGAGCCGTCACATCCGGAGCGCCGAACGGGCGCTATTCGGCATCCTGTTCGAAGACGAGTAG
- a CDS encoding HalOD1 output domain-containing protein, giving the protein MSGDVFGQQSVSQRVIAEVAEETGKEPTEVGPLYHVIDPDALDRLFSATNGGSRAQGYVEFTFAGCDVVVRGNQDVEVSQRDVATELADDVEEVPRVGGYEEA; this is encoded by the coding sequence ATGAGTGGGGATGTTTTCGGGCAGCAGTCGGTCAGTCAGCGCGTCATCGCCGAAGTAGCCGAAGAGACGGGCAAGGAACCGACCGAGGTGGGTCCGCTGTACCACGTCATCGACCCCGACGCGCTCGACCGACTGTTCTCGGCGACGAACGGGGGAAGTCGCGCGCAGGGGTACGTCGAGTTCACGTTCGCCGGGTGCGACGTCGTCGTGCGCGGGAACCAAGACGTGGAGGTCAGCCAGCGCGACGTGGCGACCGAACTCGCCGACGACGTGGAGGAGGTTCCGCGCGTCGGTGGCTATGAAGAGGCGTAA
- a CDS encoding DUF7576 family protein has product MQDTCEPRRTANSGRPTEGDAMSDRCTYCDGPVSAEEWHPVATVRDDDGTVEIYDFCSENCLTAWQSERGNAE; this is encoded by the coding sequence ATGCAAGACACCTGTGAACCGCGGCGAACTGCGAACTCCGGCCGACCGACAGAGGGCGACGCGATGAGCGACCGGTGTACGTACTGCGACGGCCCGGTCTCCGCCGAGGAGTGGCATCCGGTCGCGACCGTTCGGGACGACGACGGGACGGTCGAAATCTACGACTTCTGCAGCGAGAACTGCCTGACCGCGTGGCAGTCCGAGCGCGGCAACGCGGAGTAG
- a CDS encoding DUF2298 domain-containing protein, with amino-acid sequence MEYALVLLWFVVYQALAFAALPLAARLFPRFPDRGAAFALPVALVVVTVVGYWVGHVGFDRWTAFLGVAILAGLSGLVLWSERSLGTGNPEADSDAGPLGRDTVPLRAYAETIVVFGVAFGLLVAVRAVDPSVHPGGGEKFLDFGIFKSLLRADVLPPQDMWWAGEHVLYYYGGHLTSALVTHLTGTEAQYAYNLALSGFYATLVTAAYGLAGAVADARGASRRTGGAFGAFFVGFAANLVTAVTGLVWLLPDETARGVAEWLAAPIADSTSGDLLTKGLAEFGYWAPSRVIPGTINEFPLFAFLNGDLHGHMLSTPFLLFIAALGFAYYRAGPSALRRRRALVFGVLPVVVGLLGLVNVWSFPTGLGVVWLAVLFAPADPLSLFPGASTDETPETVADGAGESDDSERIRETERTDGGEGATTAETTGRSAGTLLLGEARRIGGAFAVTGVVAVAAVAWVAPFVFGILLRSATNRSIGFLPEQASAVGLLLVHGAFLLVFAAFLWPRARAAFEIRPARAVLLSLAVAAFAWYLNYPVLVLVVPLLVVGWLLLRTVGGERTERGVGYETVLVVAGAGLVTLVEFVYVKDNAIGGRFNTVFKVYMQVWVLWATAAGAALASLVGSTGPADWRLPAVGLDREGVMSGVAALLVVSTALYGGLALGGHFTSDSNRIDDPTLDGKAYVEDYHPDEAAAIAWLDNRSGQPHIVEPPGREVYAWSSPASSLTGLPTVVGWVYQEGVYRGSEKAKMRAQDADLIYTGTWSDRAELLEKYDVKYIYVGPRARERYDDEDLQFGQYPGIEVAFRSEGVVVYEVTDS; translated from the coding sequence ATGGAGTACGCGCTCGTCCTGCTGTGGTTCGTCGTCTATCAGGCGCTCGCGTTCGCCGCACTGCCGCTCGCGGCCCGACTGTTCCCCCGGTTTCCGGACCGAGGAGCGGCCTTCGCCCTTCCGGTCGCGCTGGTCGTCGTGACCGTGGTCGGCTACTGGGTCGGCCACGTCGGGTTCGACCGGTGGACCGCGTTCCTCGGCGTCGCGATCCTCGCCGGTCTGTCGGGACTCGTCCTCTGGAGCGAACGGTCGCTCGGAACCGGTAACCCGGAGGCCGACTCGGACGCCGGACCGCTCGGACGTGACACCGTCCCGCTTCGCGCGTACGCGGAAACTATCGTTGTCTTCGGCGTCGCGTTCGGTCTCCTCGTCGCGGTCCGAGCGGTGGACCCGTCGGTCCACCCCGGCGGCGGCGAGAAGTTCCTCGACTTCGGCATCTTCAAGTCGCTGTTGCGCGCCGACGTCCTGCCCCCGCAGGACATGTGGTGGGCGGGCGAACACGTCCTCTACTACTACGGCGGACACCTCACTTCCGCACTCGTCACCCACCTCACCGGCACCGAAGCCCAGTACGCCTACAACCTCGCGCTCTCCGGATTCTACGCCACGCTCGTCACGGCCGCGTACGGACTCGCGGGTGCCGTCGCCGACGCCCGCGGGGCCTCGCGCCGTACCGGAGGCGCGTTCGGGGCCTTCTTCGTCGGCTTCGCGGCCAACCTCGTCACCGCGGTCACGGGGCTGGTCTGGCTCCTGCCCGACGAGACGGCTCGGGGCGTCGCCGAGTGGCTGGCCGCGCCCATCGCGGACTCGACGTCCGGCGACCTCCTGACGAAGGGACTGGCCGAGTTCGGCTACTGGGCGCCGAGCAGGGTCATCCCCGGCACCATCAACGAGTTCCCGCTGTTCGCCTTCCTCAACGGCGACCTCCACGGGCACATGCTCAGTACGCCCTTCCTGCTCTTCATCGCCGCGCTCGGGTTCGCCTACTACCGGGCCGGGCCGAGCGCGCTCCGCCGACGCCGCGCGCTCGTCTTCGGCGTCTTGCCGGTCGTAGTCGGACTGCTCGGTCTCGTCAACGTCTGGAGCTTTCCGACCGGACTAGGCGTGGTCTGGCTCGCGGTGCTGTTCGCGCCGGCGGACCCGCTGAGCCTGTTCCCGGGCGCCTCGACCGACGAGACGCCCGAAACAGTCGCCGACGGGGCCGGGGAGTCGGACGACTCTGAACGGATTCGAGAGACGGAACGAACCGACGGAGGCGAGGGCGCGACCACCGCGGAGACCACCGGCCGGTCCGCCGGAACGCTCCTCCTCGGAGAGGCCCGCCGAATCGGCGGTGCGTTCGCCGTGACGGGCGTCGTCGCCGTGGCGGCCGTCGCGTGGGTCGCGCCGTTCGTCTTCGGTATCCTCCTGCGCTCGGCGACCAACCGGAGCATCGGCTTCCTCCCCGAGCAGGCGAGCGCGGTCGGTCTCCTGCTCGTCCACGGGGCGTTCCTGCTGGTGTTCGCGGCGTTCCTCTGGCCGCGAGCGCGGGCCGCGTTCGAGATTCGACCCGCCCGGGCCGTCCTCCTCTCGCTCGCGGTCGCCGCGTTCGCGTGGTACCTGAACTACCCCGTCTTGGTGCTGGTCGTCCCCCTGCTGGTCGTCGGTTGGCTGTTGCTCCGGACGGTAGGCGGCGAGCGGACCGAACGCGGCGTCGGCTACGAGACGGTGTTGGTGGTCGCCGGGGCGGGTCTCGTCACGCTCGTGGAGTTCGTCTACGTGAAGGACAACGCCATCGGCGGCCGGTTCAACACCGTCTTCAAGGTGTACATGCAGGTGTGGGTCCTCTGGGCGACCGCGGCGGGGGCCGCGCTGGCGAGTCTGGTAGGGTCGACCGGACCGGCCGACTGGCGACTCCCTGCGGTCGGTCTCGACCGCGAGGGCGTCATGAGCGGGGTCGCGGCCCTGCTAGTCGTCTCGACCGCGCTCTACGGCGGTCTCGCACTCGGCGGTCACTTCACCAGCGACTCCAACCGAATCGACGACCCGACGCTCGACGGGAAGGCCTACGTCGAGGACTACCACCCCGACGAGGCGGCCGCCATCGCGTGGCTCGACAACCGGTCGGGCCAACCGCACATCGTCGAACCGCCGGGCCGCGAGGTGTACGCGTGGTCGAGTCCCGCCTCCTCGCTGACCGGCCTCCCGACCGTCGTGGGTTGGGTGTATCAGGAGGGCGTCTACCGGGGCAGTGAGAAGGCGAAGATGCGGGCCCAAGACGCCGACCTCATCTACACCGGGACGTGGAGCGACCGGGCCGAACTGCTGGAGAAGTACGACGTGAAGTACATCTACGTCGGCCCGCGTGCCCGCGAGCGCTACGACGACGAGGACCTCCAGTTCGGCCAGTACCCCGGCATCGAGGTGGCGTTCCGCAGCGAGGGCGTGGTCGTCTACGAAGTCACTGACTCCTGA
- a CDS encoding DJ-1/PfpI family protein — MTSVLFVVSEEGYWGEECVDPLETLSDTDADVDVATPSGNKPVVDDRSIDPENVGEETAEWVTEVHENDQRLQNPKPIATADADAYDAVVFPGGHGTNWDVNQDKHARQLLRETVEGDDDQKALVVCHAVGLLAFTRDSDGGMLVDGRDVTGFPNEWEEDIVDDHDLMPDGRKLPYWVEDEVKAAGGNWNAELDADTSVTVDGDLITARGPASSHDGVMALIEALGVAPPA, encoded by the coding sequence ATGACATCGGTACTGTTCGTAGTCAGCGAGGAAGGATACTGGGGCGAAGAGTGCGTAGACCCCCTCGAAACGCTCTCGGACACCGACGCCGACGTGGACGTGGCGACGCCGAGCGGTAACAAGCCGGTCGTGGACGACCGGTCTATCGACCCCGAGAACGTGGGCGAGGAGACCGCAGAGTGGGTCACGGAAGTCCACGAGAACGACCAGCGACTCCAGAACCCGAAACCGATAGCGACGGCCGACGCCGACGCGTACGACGCCGTGGTGTTCCCCGGCGGACACGGGACCAACTGGGACGTGAATCAGGACAAACACGCCCGCCAACTCCTCCGGGAGACGGTCGAGGGCGACGACGACCAGAAGGCGCTGGTCGTCTGTCACGCGGTCGGTCTGCTGGCGTTCACGCGCGACAGCGACGGCGGCATGTTGGTCGACGGCCGTGACGTGACCGGATTCCCGAACGAGTGGGAGGAGGACATCGTGGACGACCACGACCTGATGCCTGACGGCCGAAAGCTTCCGTACTGGGTCGAGGACGAAGTGAAGGCCGCAGGCGGTAACTGGAACGCGGAACTCGACGCCGACACCAGCGTCACCGTGGACGGCGACCTCATCACCGCCCGAGGTCCGGCGTCGTCCCACGACGGCGTGATGGCGCTCATCGAGGCGCTCGGCGTCGCACCGCCCGCGTAG
- a CDS encoding ABC transporter substrate-binding protein: MPHRRNRSDGTNDSRRKFLKASGAGAVALSLAGCSGNSDTPDTTTTEDTEQTTEEQTPTTNTKQADQIPEGGTFVMGLSQKPDSPNRLISSSAYTSTALDRIYRYGTTLDPVTTEVRPSVFTDWTVKNVSGDSPKPDVYFNMRQGLKWNDGEDFTKEDVLFTYRYIKKNEVGNYTSAWQPMKKIEESSKSDWDFHIKLKKPVGTWETDIIGGLPLLPKHKWEGKDYQKYNPVEENENGPVGLGPGRLTKWDPGTAMQVTFDNEHYYDTLSTLDWRKEHDQLIAGGPFIDKINFKVYGSQTAMINAFLQGKIDSHYGSMKPSKIPKVKEQKGKKLIPGTDSGFAYVGFNLRRQPIDDATLRQALSFMWDDYFWITRLRQNYSIKGDFAQTPGYPNVRPDKVYGDTLLKDPATNAFDFRSAESAVPAVEKTRKFLTEGEVIDGSKGTYAGKKYPGSLSGVKASQSKSKYEYTFGPVKSDVLKGKSNNGKEIRVDGKTIPELRDGNPLEIYIYPPKDTPKLVKAVEQWVSNVKSLGVPIKMTTMEFNSMSQKVYNKEEFDMYPMAWGDTGAFGSSVHSFFHSSRADDHSDSDGNVNKFMYNSTGYGLGDTGADDLLSKAKTEMKAEKRNKLTAQALEKIYLDMPYMVTDFDKIRWPVNSEKFTGFIPNLVDPTLTTLGAQVNNLHRNE; this comes from the coding sequence ATGCCACACCGGCGCAACCGATCGGACGGTACGAACGACAGTCGACGAAAGTTTCTGAAAGCGAGTGGTGCTGGTGCCGTTGCGCTCTCTCTTGCTGGCTGTAGCGGTAACAGCGACACCCCGGATACCACTACCACTGAGGACACCGAGCAGACGACCGAAGAACAGACGCCGACCACGAACACGAAGCAGGCCGACCAGATTCCGGAGGGCGGGACGTTCGTCATGGGTCTCTCTCAGAAACCCGACTCGCCGAACCGACTCATCTCCAGTTCGGCTTACACTTCGACCGCACTCGACCGGATTTACCGATACGGTACCACGCTGGACCCCGTCACGACCGAAGTTCGTCCGAGCGTCTTCACCGACTGGACCGTGAAGAATGTCAGCGGTGACAGCCCCAAGCCGGACGTGTACTTCAACATGCGGCAGGGCCTGAAGTGGAACGACGGCGAGGACTTCACGAAGGAAGACGTCCTCTTCACCTATCGATACATCAAGAAGAACGAAGTCGGGAACTACACGTCCGCCTGGCAGCCGATGAAGAAGATAGAGGAGTCCTCCAAGAGCGACTGGGACTTCCACATCAAGCTGAAGAAGCCCGTCGGCACGTGGGAGACGGACATCATCGGTGGCCTACCGCTCCTGCCCAAGCACAAGTGGGAAGGAAAGGACTACCAGAAGTACAACCCCGTCGAGGAGAACGAGAACGGGCCTGTCGGTCTCGGTCCCGGTCGACTCACCAAGTGGGACCCCGGCACGGCGATGCAGGTTACGTTCGACAACGAGCACTACTACGACACGCTGAGTACGCTCGACTGGCGGAAGGAACACGACCAACTCATCGCCGGCGGTCCGTTCATCGACAAGATCAACTTCAAGGTCTACGGTAGTCAGACGGCGATGATAAACGCCTTCCTCCAGGGCAAAATCGACAGCCACTACGGGAGCATGAAGCCCTCGAAGATTCCCAAGGTCAAGGAACAGAAGGGCAAGAAGCTCATCCCCGGAACCGACAGCGGGTTCGCTTACGTCGGCTTCAACCTGCGTCGCCAACCCATCGACGACGCCACGCTCCGACAGGCGCTGTCGTTCATGTGGGACGACTACTTCTGGATCACGCGACTCCGACAGAACTACTCCATCAAGGGCGACTTCGCCCAGACGCCGGGATACCCCAACGTCCGACCCGACAAAGTGTACGGCGACACACTGCTCAAGGACCCCGCGACGAACGCGTTCGACTTCCGGTCGGCCGAGAGCGCGGTGCCGGCGGTGGAGAAGACCCGGAAGTTCCTGACCGAAGGGGAGGTCATCGACGGGTCCAAAGGGACGTACGCCGGGAAGAAGTACCCCGGTAGCCTCAGCGGTGTCAAGGCGAGCCAGTCGAAATCGAAGTACGAGTACACCTTCGGTCCCGTGAAGTCGGACGTTCTGAAGGGTAAGTCCAACAACGGCAAGGAGATTCGCGTCGACGGGAAGACGATTCCGGAACTCCGAGACGGGAATCCGCTGGAGATCTACATCTACCCGCCGAAGGACACGCCGAAGCTGGTGAAGGCCGTCGAGCAGTGGGTCAGCAACGTGAAGTCGCTCGGTGTGCCCATCAAGATGACCACCATGGAGTTCAACTCCATGTCCCAGAAGGTCTACAACAAGGAAGAGTTCGACATGTACCCGATGGCGTGGGGCGACACCGGTGCGTTCGGCAGTTCGGTCCACTCGTTCTTCCACTCCTCCCGGGCAGACGACCACTCCGACAGCGACGGAAACGTCAACAAGTTCATGTATAACTCCACCGGATACGGTCTCGGCGACACCGGTGCTGACGACCTGCTGTCGAAGGCCAAGACCGAGATGAAGGCCGAGAAGCGCAACAAACTGACCGCGCAGGCTCTCGAGAAGATCTACCTCGACATGCCGTACATGGTCACGGACTTCGACAAGATTCGATGGCCGGTCAACTCCGAGAAGTTCACCGGTTTCATCCCGAATCTCGTGGACCCGACGCTGACCACGCTCGGCGCACAGGTCAACAACCTCCACCGGAACGAGTAG
- a CDS encoding ABC transporter permease — protein MTRISARYLGKRLVVSYLTLLVIMSLLFVLIRSMPGSFIGSMITPELDQADIQQLRETWGLNEPIWRQYIDFMLNYQTGDFGRSPTYKAPVWDVIISRLPRTLILFGAAFIVQFIVGPLVGMYLGWWRGTRKDKSIFTSSLAVYSMPAFWLAWLFIWLFNYELGWLPSTYMFTKFAQFDWTVVTIVTDVLRHIALPLISIAFVSWVGAMLVMRPAMNNVTSEDYVFLAQAKGLSERTVMIKHAARNALIPVATQAIVGLAFLLDGSVIIENVFSWPGLGQVIVTSVLSRDYPVSQAAFFMLAVLIIVMRLVTDIAYTYLDPRIKFGGD, from the coding sequence ATGACACGAATTAGCGCACGATACCTTGGCAAGCGCTTGGTCGTCTCTTACTTGACCCTGCTTGTCATCATGTCGCTGCTGTTCGTCCTCATCCGGAGTATGCCGGGGTCGTTCATCGGTTCGATGATCACCCCGGAACTGGACCAAGCAGACATCCAGCAGCTACGCGAGACGTGGGGTCTCAACGAACCGATTTGGAGACAGTACATCGACTTCATGCTCAACTACCAGACCGGCGACTTCGGTCGGTCGCCGACGTACAAGGCACCCGTCTGGGACGTTATCATCAGTCGGCTCCCGCGTACGCTGATCCTGTTCGGCGCGGCGTTCATCGTCCAGTTCATCGTCGGTCCGCTCGTCGGGATGTACCTCGGCTGGTGGCGCGGAACCCGGAAGGACAAGAGCATCTTCACGTCGAGTCTCGCGGTGTACTCGATGCCGGCCTTCTGGCTGGCGTGGTTGTTCATCTGGCTGTTCAACTACGAACTCGGCTGGCTTCCGAGTACCTACATGTTCACGAAGTTCGCGCAGTTCGACTGGACCGTCGTGACGATAGTCACCGACGTTCTCCGGCACATCGCACTGCCGTTAATCAGCATCGCGTTCGTCTCGTGGGTCGGCGCGATGCTGGTCATGCGGCCTGCGATGAACAACGTCACCAGCGAGGACTACGTCTTCCTCGCGCAGGCCAAGGGGCTGAGCGAGCGAACCGTGATGATAAAACACGCGGCGCGCAACGCCCTGATTCCGGTGGCGACGCAGGCTATCGTCGGTCTCGCGTTCCTGCTCGACGGGAGCGTCATCATCGAGAACGTGTTCAGTTGGCCGGGCCTCGGGCAGGTCATCGTCACCTCCGTCCTGAGTCGGGACTATCCGGTCTCGCAGGCGGCGTTCTTCATGCTCGCCGTCCTCATCATCGTCATGCGACTCGTGACCGACATCGCGTACACGTATCTCGACCCGCGAATCAAGTTCGGGGGTGACTAA